The region TTTGACGTTTGATTACTATATCCATAGTTATAGTCGTAGGCAGCAAGACCATAGTCTTCAATTATTTTATTAAGTTTTGCGGCGTAGCCAGGGTCAGTAGCATAGACTCCTTGAAGGGCTGCTGTTGCATCCCAATATCCGCTAGTATTACTCACATGGGTTCCGTAGTAGATGGAATTGTAGTAAAGGAGGGCTCCATTAGCTGCAAAGCTGTCATAGATTGAATCATAGGTTTTAAATGATTCAATCATGTCAACCCAAGCTCCACCCAGATATTCCACAGTTTTCATACTAACACCAGGACCCTTAATACCAAAATAATTATTGTAATTGTTAGCCAGGCTACTTTTACCATAACCAGATTCCAAGATTGCTTGAGCGGCCATAACAGATGGATAAAGTCCATATTGAGGTGCTACTTGCTGGGCAACAGCTGCCATTTCTTTAATGGAAGCAGCATCAACCTCCTTGGGAGTTGATAGACCTAGAATTGATAATCCAATCCCGCCGATAGCTGCCATTTGGAGTATACGGTTTGTATAAGTTGGTATATTCATATTGTATCCTTTCAAGTTTGTACACTTATTTTCATTGTATCAATATAATAAATATTTGTCTATTAAGAAGGCTTGAACGCCAACTATAAAATGCTATAATGAATTTTATGAAAAATAAACTATATTATAGATTTGCTGGAAGTACATTAATGCTTATTTTTATTCTTCTAGGTTATATCGTTAAGTTTTTTCCAAAAACAATAGCACATTTTGATCTGCCCATTCAAAGCTTTGTTTTCTCCCATCGAAGTGACCTTCTAACAAGTTTTTTTGAGACGATTACGAAACTTGGAAATTCTTCAAGAATAATCATTTTGGTTGCCCTATTTGTAATCTTCTTCTACCTTAAAAAGTGGTACATGGAAGCCATTTACCTGGGTGGCCTTTTACTTGTAGTTTCAGGCATTGTTGCACCCCTTGCTAAGCACTTATATCAGAGGCCAAGACCTCCCTTTGAGGACCACTTGATCACTGAAAGTGGCTACTCTTTCCCAAGCGGACATTCTACAGTATCCATGCTTGTATTTTTAGCCTTAATTCTTATTTTCCTACCGAGGATTGAAAAGACATGGCTTAAAATTTTGCTAGTGACCTGTTTAAGTCTTTTGATTGTAACAATTGGCTTTTCAAGAATTTACTTGGGCGTCCACTATCCAAGTGACGTGCTTGGTGGTTTTGCTCTAGCTTCAGCTGCAGTCCTCTACTCTTATCCCTACTATGATAGGATGAGATTTACCTGGCGTTTTAAAGGAATTCAAAAATGAATCAAAAATCATATACAACCTGGAATGAATATCTAAGGAATAATTTCGGGGAAAAAATATTTAAGGTTCCAATTGATGCGGGCTTTGATTGCCCCAATAGGGACGGTACTGTAGCTGTGGGTGGCTGTACTTTTTGTACGGTATCTGGGTCTGGCGACATGATTATAGCACCAGATGAACCCATACCCGTTCAGTTTCAAAAGGAGGTTGATTTCCTCCATAAAAAATGGGGTGGAGTCGAAAAGTATATTGTTTACTTCCAAAATTTTACTAATACCCATGCTCCAGTTGAAATCCTAAGGGAACGCTTTGAACAGGCTGTAAATATGCCAAATGTGGTGGGAATCAACATCGGAACCCGTCCAGATTGCCTTCCTCCTGAAACCATTGACTATTTGGGGGAGTTGAATGAGCGGATGACTGTTTGGGTTGAGTTGGGCCTTCAAACAACCTATCAGGCAACAAGTGATTTAATCAACCGGGCTCATGATTATCAGACCTATTTGGATGCTGTCTCAGCCCTTCGTGCTAAAAATATTTTGGTTTGCACCCATCTAATTAATGGCCTTCCTGGTGAGACTGCTGACATGATGCTTGAGAATGTTAGAAGGACAGTTCAAGATAGTGATATCCAAGGAATTAAACTTCACCTCCTACATTTAATGAAAAATACCCGTATGCAAAGGGACTTTCATGAAGGACGCCTGCAGCTTTTATCCCAAAAAGAGTATGTAAATATAATTTGTGACCAATTGGAAATCATCCCTAAAGAAATCGTCATCCACAGGCTAACTGGAGATGCTCCGCGTGATTCCTTGATTGGTCCCATGTGGAGCCTTAAAAAATGGGAGGTCTTAAATGCCATTGATGCTGAGATGGCAAGACGCGGTAGCACCCAGGGCTGTAAACTAGAAGAGGAGCTAAAAGGAGGTCAAGTATGTTAAGACCCCTACATCTGGCTCATGCTTGGTTGGAAGAGGTTATAAGACCGGGAGACTTGGTGGTCGACGCTACCATGGGTAACGGGCATGATACGGTCTTTCTGGCTGGCCTTACCGATAAAGTTTTTGCCTTTGACATCCAGGAACAAGCCCTTGAATCAACCAGAATTAGGCTAGCAGATCAGGGACTTGTAGCTGAGCTTATCTTGTCTGGTCATGAGCATGTCGACCGCTACGTGGCTGAGCCTATCAAGGCTGCTATCTTCAATCTGGGCTACTTGCCAAAGAGTGACAAATCAGTCATAACACTTGCCCCAACAACCATCGAAGCCGCAACAAAAATCCTTAATCAAATGATTAGGGGAGGACGCCTAGCCATGATGGTTTACTATGGTCATGAGGGGGGAGTAAAGGAGAAGGATGAGGTCTTAAATTTTGTGGCCTCTTTAGAGCAGACTAGCTATCAAGCTATGACCTATGGACCCCTTAATCAAAAAAATACACCTCCATTTTTGATTATGATTGAAAAATTGATATAATTAATTTGTTATAATCATTATAGTTTTTTAAAACTAGGGGAGGTTCTTATGAACAGGGAAAAATTTTTACAGGCGAGCACTCGTGTAGCCCAACCAGTTATTATTGACTTTAAGGGAAATAAATATCCTAATGTAGATCAAAAAGCTGTAGCAGAGCTTTCTTTTGAGGAAGAAACAATTGAAATTACCCTCTTTTCTAAGTCTTGTGACCAGGAAAAAATTAGCAAGGAGGAGATTTTTATCTGGACCTATGCTGATATTGAGAGGGTTAAATTCTTTAATCTTGTTGAAAATTTTGAAGAAACGAATGAAGGCACTGAACTTTCAGAAGCTTTGGGACTTAAGCTTTTATTCAAAAGTGGTGTCACTTACCTTCTTTCATGTAAGGACGCAAACATTAGGCCAGAGCTTAGTGAGTTCTTACCAAGGCGTGGGGTTGAGGTAGCAAGTGATTTAGCTTGATTTAGCATAAAATAAAACATCCAAAACCAGATTATTCATAATACTTTGGTTTTGGATGTTTTTATGTGCAAAAATTATTTCCTTCTGCCTGGTCTATGACCGTGTAAGGCTTCCTCTTTTTTTAGGAGATCTCGGATTTCGGTAAGTAGTTCAATTTGAGGGTCAACCGTAGGAGCTGCTGTAGTATCTTCCTCTTCTTTTTTGCCAGCTGATAGGGTAGCATTAACTATTTTTACTAAAATAAAGACTACAAAGGCTGTTATTAAGAATGTTATTACGCTATTAATAAAGGCACCAATCCCAAAGGTGGCTCCTCCCACCTTGAAAGTTAAGCTATCAAAAGCACTTTTACTTGGTAGAAAGATTCCTAAAAGGGGAGTAATTAGGTTAGTAGTAAGTGAGCTCACTATGGCAGTGAAGGCTCCCCCGATGATTACCCCAACGGCTAAATCTAAAACATTTCCCTTCATAATAAAGTCTTTAAATTCTTTTGCAAAAGATTTAAACATTTCATATCCTCCATCTTATTCTAAAATAATATCAATAATTAATAATAACATATTAAGATAAATAAAACATGGACTAGGGATTTAAACAGGAGTCAAGTATGTTTTTTGATTTACAAATATTAGCTACAAGTAGTGAAAATGCTACTATAGTTTGTTCTATTTTTATTTTTAAAAATAAAAAACTCTTTAATATTGTCTGGGATTAGGTTATACTATAGAATGAGCTATTGTATAATAAAGATAAGGAAATAGGGGATGAAGAGTACTTTTGGAAAAATTTTACTGATTGTAATTATCGCTGTAATGACAGTGTTTATCTGCTTTTTTGGTCTCAAATCGAAGGCTGAAAAGATGGAAAATCAAAAGGTTAAATATGCTCAACTAGCTGTGGAAAAGGATATTAAAGCTGTTGATAATATAATAAGTGACCTTAACAAATTTTATTTTGATTCATCACATGATACATTAGTTAGTGATGTAAATGCAGATAAATTAAAAGAAATTGCGGATCGTTTGGGCTCGATTAAAGTCTCAGTTGATGACTTTAAGGTTAAGGCAGCGGACTTACCAAAAGAGGCCAAGGAGCTTACTGACAAGAAGGAAAAGGCTTCAACAATTTTAAAGGATATTCAACAGAAGATTGATAATCAAACTGCAATAAATAATT is a window of Streptococcaceae bacterium ESL0729 DNA encoding:
- a CDS encoding glucosaminidase domain-containing protein, which encodes MNIPTYTNRILQMAAIGGIGLSILGLSTPKEVDAASIKEMAAVAQQVAPQYGLYPSVMAAQAILESGYGKSSLANNYNNYFGIKGPGVSMKTVEYLGGAWVDMIESFKTYDSIYDSFAANGALLYYNSIYYGTHVSNTSGYWDATAALQGVYATDPGYAAKLNKIIEDYGLAAYDYNYGYSNQTSNAAYTTTSSTSTSSYQTSGNYTVKSGDSLWSISQKYGTSVDQLMASNNLSSDVLLIGQTLSI
- a CDS encoding phosphatase PAP2 family protein — protein: MLIFILLGYIVKFFPKTIAHFDLPIQSFVFSHRSDLLTSFFETITKLGNSSRIIILVALFVIFFYLKKWYMEAIYLGGLLLVVSGIVAPLAKHLYQRPRPPFEDHLITESGYSFPSGHSTVSMLVFLALILIFLPRIEKTWLKILLVTCLSLLIVTIGFSRIYLGVHYPSDVLGGFALASAAVLYSYPYYDRMRFTWRFKGIQK
- a CDS encoding TIGR01212 family radical SAM protein (This family includes YhcC from E. coli K-12, an uncharacterized radical SAM protein.), producing MNQKSYTTWNEYLRNNFGEKIFKVPIDAGFDCPNRDGTVAVGGCTFCTVSGSGDMIIAPDEPIPVQFQKEVDFLHKKWGGVEKYIVYFQNFTNTHAPVEILRERFEQAVNMPNVVGINIGTRPDCLPPETIDYLGELNERMTVWVELGLQTTYQATSDLINRAHDYQTYLDAVSALRAKNILVCTHLINGLPGETADMMLENVRRTVQDSDIQGIKLHLLHLMKNTRMQRDFHEGRLQLLSQKEYVNIICDQLEIIPKEIVIHRLTGDAPRDSLIGPMWSLKKWEVLNAIDAEMARRGSTQGCKLEEELKGGQVC
- a CDS encoding SAM-dependent methyltransferase produces the protein MLRPLHLAHAWLEEVIRPGDLVVDATMGNGHDTVFLAGLTDKVFAFDIQEQALESTRIRLADQGLVAELILSGHEHVDRYVAEPIKAAIFNLGYLPKSDKSVITLAPTTIEAATKILNQMIRGGRLAMMVYYGHEGGVKEKDEVLNFVASLEQTSYQAMTYGPLNQKNTPPFLIMIEKLI
- the mscL gene encoding large-conductance mechanosensitive channel protein MscL, with translation MFKSFAKEFKDFIMKGNVLDLAVGVIIGGAFTAIVSSLTTNLITPLLGIFLPSKSAFDSLTFKVGGATFGIGAFINSVITFLITAFVVFILVKIVNATLSAGKKEEEDTTAAPTVDPQIELLTEIRDLLKKEEALHGHRPGRRK